The DNA window TACAGTAAAATAATTTTATTAATAGAGAAAGACCAAATGGATTCTGGATGAATCTGTTTGGTCTTTTATTCTATAGAGACATCAAAAATACTGTAAGAGCAGCTGTGGTAAACATAAATCTGAGTAGATGCTGTTAAAATTACTAGAAAGTTGTCCAGTAGGTTTATCTAGCTTTGCACTGCAAAAAGACTAAATGGATTCTAGAGGAATCTACTTAGTCTTTCGAATTTATATTATAGTGAACTCTTCATTATCCAATAAATGCTGCAAGCTCCTGATTGAACTTGTCTAATTCGCAGTAGAATAGACCGTGGCCACTGTAATCAAAAGGAATCAATATCGAATTTTTAATACTTGCGTGCATTAATTCGCCTAAAACAAAAGGACATACTTTATCTTGTCTTCCATGAAAAATCGCAGTAGGCACTTGGATGCGAGGTAAGTCATTCCGTAAATCTTCGTCACGAAGGGAAACTAAACACTTTGCTGTTGCGTTCCCCGATGCCACTAATCCAAGCCCTTGAAACCATTCTTGAAAGCTTTTTGTTAAATAACGTGCGAAGAAGGTGTCCCCGAAGTCGCTTACCATTTTCGGACGATCTGTATAGGTTGCATCTATTAGTGTATTGACTTCTTCTATCGTTTTTCCATAGGGGAAATCAGGACGCTGTGTGAAAACAGGGGCTGCAGCTCCGAATAGAGCCAGTTTTGAGACTTTATGTCCTCCATGTCGAGTCATATATCGAATAGAAATGGCTCCCCCCATTGAATGCCCGGCCAGTGTAATATCCTCGAGCTGTAGCGTATCGATAATGACCCGAATGTCATCAGCCAACCGGTCATATGAGTAACCATCCCACGGTCGACATGACTTTCCAAATCCGCGAATATCAATACCAATGCATCGATAACCAAATGCTGGAAGATGATCAAATTGATACTCAAACATCTGATGATTTGCCGGCCAACCATGAACAAATAAGATGGTCTTAGTCGAAGCCGGGTTCACATCCTCCACATAAATATTCACACCTTTTTCCACTTTCACGTAATAGCCCATCCATACCCCTCCCATATTAAGCCGATTTACTACTATATGAACTTATTATTATCTTTATGCGAGGTTGCCATTTGCTCATAACGATAGCTCATAACGATAATTATTACAGTGGTGTTACTGGTGCCAGGCACCAGTAACATACCTGTAACGATCTTATGCATTATTAATATTTTAGGGACACGTCTAGTATTTTCTATATATTTAAAAAAGTTAGTATAATGTAGTAGTAACTTTAATTATTTGAAAAAAGGGAGAGGAGAAAATGATGAGAAAAGCGTTAGTTTTAGGGGGAACACGATTTTTTGGAGTGCATCTAGTAGAAGCCTTATTGGAAGAAGGATTTGAGGTCACGATAGGGACTAGGGGGAAAATGGTTGATCCATTTTCAACTAGAGTAAATAGAATTGTTTTGGATCGATTGAATTTGGTAGATTACAAGGATCAGTTGGAAGCGGAAGAGTGGGACATCGTTTTCGATCAAATCTGTTATTCTTCCCAGGAAGCTTTGGACGCTATCGAAGTATTTAAGAATAACACAAAGAAATATGTATTCACTTCCTCTAAGTCAGTATATGACGAAGGGGATGCAGAAGTAGGATACGTGGAAGAAGACTTTATTCCTGCAGAGCATACAATTATTCAAGGGCCGAAAGAAGACTTTACGTATCATGAAGGGAAACGACAAGCAGAAGCTGTATTTTTTCAAAAAGCTCCTTTCCCAGTAGTGGCAGTGAGATTTCCAATTGTTATAGGTTTAAATGACTACACGAAGCGTCTTCATTTCCATATTGAAAAAATAGCTAATCAAGAAGAAATTCATCTTGTAAATCCAGATGCATCAATCGATTTCATCTCGGAGGAAGAGGCTGGTCAATTCCTAACATGGATTGGTCTTTCAGATTTCACTGGCACCATTAACGCGACTTCTAATGGGAAAGTAAAATTAAGTGAAATGATGACTACGATAGAAGAAAAGGCAAAAACATCTGCCATCATTACTTCTACGCCAAATGAATCTAATGTCTCTCCCTTTAATCTTTCTAAGACTTGGTTGATTAGCAATGAGCGTGCAAGAAAATTAGGTTTTCCATTTAGAGATTTGAATGCGTATCTTCCATTATTGATTGGGGATGCTTTGGAGAGAATAAAAGGAAGATAGATTTGGAATGATAGGATTTATTTAAAGTAACTAGATGTCCCGTTGATATCAGTAATGGGGGAGAAGTGGATATCCTTTATTTTCAGGGGTATGTGAAATTAGGCTGTTGTTTTTTAGAAGCATCTATTTTGTGAAGAAAATCGGCCAGACTCCTGCGGAAAAATGGGCTGCCAATAACCCGTAACGAGTTTATAGGGACAAACCCTGCATTCGCCACATCAAATAATGAAGGAGTTTTGGTAATGTGAAGCGAAGGTTATTTTTCTTAGTGATGTGCATTTTTTTACTGCAAGGTTGTTTGGGAAAGGAAAAGAGAGAGAGTGATTATGAAGGAGTGGATAATGGGATGAAGAAAGAGCAATTTTTACAAGCGGTAGAGGAGAAGGATGTTCATTTGGTTCAAGCATTAATTGCTGATGGGGTAGAAATTAATGGGCAAGATGCACAAGGTCGAACTGCCATCATGATTGCTACTTATGGAAATGATGTGGAAACTGCAAAAGTGTTGGTGGACGCAGGAGCAGATGTGAATATTCGAGATGAGATGAAAAATAATCCGTTTCTGTATGCAGGGGCAGAAGGATATTTAGAGATTTTAAAGCTTACCATTGCAGCGGGAGCTGATCCGGCCATTACAAATCGATACGGCGGAGTTGCTCTCATACCAGCTTCAGAACATGGGTATGTAGAGGTCATAAAAGAACTTCTTTCAAATACTTCGATTGATGTGAATCACGTAAATAATCTTGGGTGGACAGCACTGTTGGAAGCAATCATTTTAAATGACGGGAATGAAAGACAACAACAAAGCGTCCAACTACTAATCGACCACGGAGCAGACGTCAATCTAGCAGATGGTGATGGGGTCACACCTTTACAACATGCACGAAAAAGAGGATTCCAAGAGATAGAAGCAATCTTAATGGAAGCTGGAGCAAAATAAGATCGATTTCAGATGGGAAAGTACGGAGGGAGTATTACGGGTGCCAGGCACCCGTAATACTTCTGTAATGAAATTGTGAAATTTATCCACTTCAGATCATTTGTTTTTTGAAAGTAAAAATATTTTGTGGAATTGGTTGCGCTTAGGGTAAAGTAAATGAAAAAGGAAAGAGAAGGGGTTACGTATTGAAAAGGTTTACGGCATTTTTATTGGCAGCATTTTTATTTGTATTTAGCGTGAGTACTCCTGCTGTACTTGCGGAGAATGTGAAAATAGATTATGTAGCATTAGGTGATTCTTTAGCATCTGGACATACGCCATATGGAGTAAAAGTGGGTAGGGGCTTCACAGATATGATTAGTGAAGAACTTGCTAAGAAAGAAATGCTCGCTTCGTTTACA is part of the Psychrobacillus sp. FSL H8-0483 genome and encodes:
- a CDS encoding NAD-dependent epimerase/dehydratase family protein, giving the protein MRKALVLGGTRFFGVHLVEALLEEGFEVTIGTRGKMVDPFSTRVNRIVLDRLNLVDYKDQLEAEEWDIVFDQICYSSQEALDAIEVFKNNTKKYVFTSSKSVYDEGDAEVGYVEEDFIPAEHTIIQGPKEDFTYHEGKRQAEAVFFQKAPFPVVAVRFPIVIGLNDYTKRLHFHIEKIANQEEIHLVNPDASIDFISEEEAGQFLTWIGLSDFTGTINATSNGKVKLSEMMTTIEEKAKTSAIITSTPNESNVSPFNLSKTWLISNERARKLGFPFRDLNAYLPLLIGDALERIKGR
- a CDS encoding alpha/beta hydrolase, with the protein product MGYYVKVEKGVNIYVEDVNPASTKTILFVHGWPANHQMFEYQFDHLPAFGYRCIGIDIRGFGKSCRPWDGYSYDRLADDIRVIIDTLQLEDITLAGHSMGGAISIRYMTRHGGHKVSKLALFGAAAPVFTQRPDFPYGKTIEEVNTLIDATYTDRPKMVSDFGDTFFARYLTKSFQEWFQGLGLVASGNATAKCLVSLRDEDLRNDLPRIQVPTAIFHGRQDKVCPFVLGELMHASIKNSILIPFDYSGHGLFYCELDKFNQELAAFIG
- a CDS encoding ankyrin repeat domain-containing protein, with amino-acid sequence MKKEQFLQAVEEKDVHLVQALIADGVEINGQDAQGRTAIMIATYGNDVETAKVLVDAGADVNIRDEMKNNPFLYAGAEGYLEILKLTIAAGADPAITNRYGGVALIPASEHGYVEVIKELLSNTSIDVNHVNNLGWTALLEAIILNDGNERQQQSVQLLIDHGADVNLADGDGVTPLQHARKRGFQEIEAILMEAGAK